In Streptomyces sp. SN-593, a single genomic region encodes these proteins:
- a CDS encoding MFS transporter has product MSTQRTRPGLIVGSLAFVCLAVALLQSLVSPAIGKIALSVHTTPDSAAWALTVFLLSLGICTPVVGRLGDIHGKRPVFLVTLGVVMAGTLLAALADTLWLLLLGRVVQGVAGGLFALSFAIVREELPREKVPAAIGLISALLGLGSGLGVLLAGIIADHLSVHWLFWIPLICTALGLAVSARVLPASRLRASASVNWGAAALMSAGLSAILLAVSRTAAWGWVDARTLGLAAAGAVVLALWVAVENRSASPLVDMAMMRKRAVWPVNLLAIGLGFGLFSALLLVPQYAESQVGFGDSVTTASLMVLPLSAVMLLVGPFSGRLEARYGAKPPAVCGAGAVLAGFVLLAAAHGSRLPILAASALLGLGIGLAFAAMANLVVQAVRPEETGVATGVNTVARTLGGAFGGQVAATLVTSGGAGSAPTGAGFDHAFLAMVVASLVALAAAVAVPRAGRARVAAARSEPAGGAPLPEPLLEPQPQPEPGAVRGAP; this is encoded by the coding sequence ATGTCCACCCAACGCACCCGCCCCGGCCTGATCGTCGGGTCCCTCGCCTTCGTCTGCCTGGCCGTCGCGCTGCTGCAGTCGCTCGTCTCGCCGGCGATCGGCAAGATCGCCCTCTCCGTGCACACCACGCCGGACAGCGCCGCGTGGGCCCTCACCGTCTTCCTGCTGAGCCTGGGCATCTGCACCCCGGTCGTCGGGCGCCTCGGCGACATCCACGGCAAGCGCCCGGTCTTCCTGGTCACGCTCGGCGTCGTCATGGCCGGCACGCTCCTGGCCGCCCTCGCCGACACGCTGTGGCTGCTCCTCCTCGGCCGGGTCGTCCAGGGCGTGGCCGGCGGCCTGTTCGCGCTCAGCTTCGCCATCGTGCGCGAGGAGCTCCCGCGCGAGAAGGTGCCCGCCGCCATCGGTCTCATCTCCGCGCTGCTGGGCCTGGGAAGTGGTCTGGGGGTCCTGCTCGCCGGCATCATCGCCGACCACCTGTCGGTCCACTGGCTGTTCTGGATACCGCTGATCTGCACCGCGCTCGGGCTCGCGGTGTCCGCCCGGGTGCTCCCCGCCTCGCGTCTGCGGGCCTCCGCGTCCGTCAACTGGGGTGCCGCGGCCCTGATGTCCGCCGGCCTGTCCGCGATCCTGCTGGCGGTCAGCCGGACCGCCGCCTGGGGGTGGGTCGACGCCCGGACGCTCGGACTGGCCGCGGCGGGCGCCGTCGTCCTGGCGCTGTGGGTGGCGGTCGAGAACCGCTCGGCGTCCCCGCTGGTCGACATGGCCATGATGCGGAAGCGCGCGGTGTGGCCGGTCAACCTGCTCGCGATCGGTCTCGGCTTCGGCCTCTTCTCGGCCCTGCTGCTGGTCCCGCAGTACGCCGAGTCGCAGGTCGGCTTCGGCGACTCCGTCACCACCGCGAGCCTCATGGTGCTGCCGCTGTCCGCGGTGATGCTCCTGGTCGGCCCCTTCTCCGGCCGCCTGGAGGCCCGCTACGGCGCGAAGCCGCCCGCGGTGTGCGGGGCGGGCGCGGTGCTCGCCGGGTTCGTCCTGCTCGCGGCCGCGCACGGCTCCCGGCTGCCCATCCTTGCGGCCAGCGCCCTGCTGGGCCTGGGCATCGGCCTGGCCTTCGCGGCCATGGCGAACCTCGTGGTGCAGGCGGTGCGCCCCGAGGAGACGGGTGTCGCGACGGGGGTCAACACCGTCGCGCGCACGCTCGGCGGTGCCTTCGGCGGGCAGGTCGCGGCGACCCTGGTGACATCCGGCGGTGCCGGGTCGGCGCCGACGGGCGCCGGGTTCGACCATGCCTTCCTGGCCATGGTCGTGGCCTCGCTCGTCGCCCTCGCCGCCGCGGTCGCGGTGCCGCGGGCCGGCCGGGCCCGGGTGGCCGCCGCCCGGAGCGAACCCGCGGGCGGGGCGCCCCTGCCGGAGCCCCTGCTGGAGCCGCAGCCGCAGCCGGAGCCGGGCGCGGTGCGCGGTGCCCCCTGA
- a CDS encoding TetR/AcrR family transcriptional regulator — translation MRPEPLRGPAQRADARANREAILAAAARLYADRDPAIPSIDIAKAAGVGRATLARHFPTPQSLRLAVFEQLIEQIERIASSLPDGPGVLPLFIGRVIDLFDDNAPLVDLIRSARDPRAGTDDLVERLRAAVTPVLWRAREAGVIDTEVDAEDFRLLIFMASSATRTHPGPDARARIARLVWNALRRSFEQPPPAPPAEAPPAEAASTEQGSG, via the coding sequence GTGAGACCAGAACCCCTGCGGGGCCCCGCCCAGCGCGCCGACGCCCGCGCGAACCGCGAGGCGATCCTCGCCGCCGCCGCCAGGCTGTACGCCGACCGGGACCCCGCCATCCCGAGCATCGACATCGCCAAGGCGGCGGGCGTCGGCCGCGCCACGCTGGCCCGCCACTTCCCGACACCGCAGTCGCTGCGCCTGGCGGTCTTCGAGCAGTTGATCGAGCAGATCGAGCGGATCGCCTCGTCCCTTCCGGACGGCCCCGGCGTGCTGCCGCTGTTCATCGGCCGGGTGATCGACCTGTTCGACGACAACGCCCCGCTCGTCGACCTGATCCGCTCGGCCAGGGACCCGCGCGCCGGCACCGACGACCTGGTGGAACGGCTGCGCGCCGCGGTCACGCCGGTACTGTGGCGCGCGCGCGAGGCCGGGGTCATCGACACCGAGGTGGACGCCGAGGACTTCCGCCTGCTCATCTTCATGGCCAGCAGCGCGACGCGCACCCACCCCGGCCCCGACGCGCGCGCCCGGATCGCCCGGCTCGTCTGGAACGCGCTGCGCCGCTCCTTTGAGCAGCCGCCGCCCGCACCGCCGGCCGAGGCCCCGCCGGCCGAGGCCGCATCGACCGAGCAGGGTTCCGGCTGA
- a CDS encoding Fpg/Nei family DNA glycosylase, translating to MPELPEVEALRWFLDEHLVGREIERVHPLAVSALKTYRPGVADLEGRTFDAVARYGKFLDLGAGDLHLVMHLARAGWVRWNDRMPEAPPRPGKSPLALRVRLADPAGVGFDVTEAGTQKRLAVYVVHDPAEVPGVARLGPDPLAPDFTPEVFSGLLAGERRQVKGMLRDQSVIAGIGNAYSDEILHAAKMSPYKLAAKLSGQEAALLYDMIGSTLRDAVERSRGLPLRDLKAEKKSGLRVHGRKGEPCPVCGDTIREVSFSDSALDYCPTCQTGGKPLADRRLSRLLK from the coding sequence ATGCCTGAATTGCCCGAGGTCGAGGCGTTGCGCTGGTTTCTCGACGAGCACCTGGTGGGGAGGGAGATCGAGCGGGTCCACCCGCTGGCTGTCAGTGCGCTGAAGACCTACCGCCCGGGGGTCGCGGACCTGGAGGGGCGGACGTTCGACGCCGTGGCGCGTTACGGGAAGTTCCTGGACCTGGGAGCCGGGGACCTGCACCTGGTGATGCACCTGGCGCGGGCGGGCTGGGTGCGGTGGAACGACAGGATGCCCGAGGCGCCGCCCCGCCCGGGCAAGAGCCCGCTCGCGCTGCGGGTTCGGCTGGCGGACCCCGCCGGGGTCGGGTTCGACGTGACGGAGGCGGGCACGCAGAAGCGGCTGGCCGTCTACGTGGTGCACGACCCGGCGGAGGTGCCGGGCGTCGCGCGGCTGGGGCCCGACCCGCTGGCGCCGGACTTCACGCCCGAGGTCTTCTCGGGGCTGCTGGCGGGCGAACGGCGGCAGGTCAAGGGGATGCTGCGGGACCAGAGCGTGATCGCGGGGATCGGCAACGCGTACTCCGACGAGATCCTGCACGCGGCGAAGATGTCGCCGTACAAGCTCGCGGCGAAGCTGTCGGGGCAGGAGGCGGCGCTGCTGTACGACATGATCGGCAGCACGCTGCGCGACGCGGTCGAGCGCTCACGCGGGCTGCCGCTGCGTGATCTGAAGGCGGAGAAGAAGAGCGGGCTTCGGGTGCACGGGCGCAAGGGCGAGCCGTGCCCGGTGTGCGGGGACACCATCCGCGAGGTGTCCTTCAGCGATTCGGCGCTCGACTACTGCCCCACCTGCCAGACCGGCGGGAAGCCCCTCGCGGACCGCCGCCTGTCGCGGTTGCTGAAGTAG
- a CDS encoding type B 50S ribosomal protein L31: MKPSIHPAYGPVVFRDRASGDAFLTRSTLTGDRTVEWTDGRTYPVFDVEVSSASHPFYTGTQRVMDSAGRVERFNRRYGREASEER, from the coding sequence ATGAAGCCCTCCATCCACCCCGCCTACGGCCCCGTCGTCTTCCGCGACCGCGCCTCGGGTGACGCCTTCCTGACCCGTTCCACGCTCACCGGCGACCGCACCGTCGAGTGGACCGACGGCCGGACCTACCCGGTGTTCGACGTGGAGGTCTCGTCGGCGAGCCACCCCTTCTACACGGGCACCCAGCGCGTCATGGACTCCGCCGGCCGGGTCGAGCGGTTCAACCGCCGCTACGGCCGCGAGGCGTCCGAAGAGAGGTGA
- the rpmG gene encoding 50S ribosomal protein L33 yields the protein MARNELRPVVKLRSTAGTGYTYVTRKNRRNDPDRMTLRKFDPVAGRHVDFREER from the coding sequence ATGGCCAGAAACGAACTGCGTCCCGTCGTCAAGCTCCGGTCCACCGCGGGCACCGGCTACACGTACGTCACCCGCAAGAACCGGCGGAACGACCCCGACCGCATGACCCTGCGCAAGTTCGACCCCGTCGCGGGTCGCCACGTCGACTTCCGAGAGGAGCGCTGA